One part of the Streptomyces lydicus genome encodes these proteins:
- a CDS encoding 6-phosphofructokinase encodes MRVGVLTGGGDCPGLNAVIRGIVRKGTQEYGYEFVGFRDGWRGPMENDTVPLDIPAVRGILPRGGTILGSSRTNPFQQDEGVRRIKETLAKQEVEALIAIGGEDTLGVAARLAGEHAVPCVGVPKTIDNDLSATDYTFGFDTAVGVATEAIDRLHTTAESHMRVLVVEVMGRHAGWIALHSGLAGGANVILIPEQRFDIEQVCRWIDSRFKVRYAPIVVVAEGAMPKDGQMVLKDDSKDSFGHVRLSGVGEWLAKEIEARTGKEARTTVLGHTQRGGTPSAFDRWLATRFGLHAIDAVRDGDFGKMVALRGTDIVRVPIGEATAKLKTVDPALYAEVGVFFG; translated from the coding sequence ATGCGGGTCGGAGTACTGACCGGAGGCGGCGACTGCCCGGGGCTGAACGCGGTGATCAGGGGCATCGTCCGCAAGGGCACCCAGGAGTACGGATACGAGTTCGTCGGCTTCCGGGACGGCTGGCGCGGACCGATGGAGAACGACACGGTGCCGCTCGACATCCCCGCGGTGCGCGGCATCCTGCCCCGCGGCGGCACGATCCTCGGCTCCTCGCGGACCAACCCCTTCCAGCAGGACGAGGGCGTCCGCCGGATCAAGGAGACGCTCGCCAAGCAGGAGGTCGAGGCGCTGATCGCGATCGGCGGCGAGGACACCCTCGGCGTCGCGGCGCGGCTCGCCGGCGAACACGCCGTCCCCTGCGTGGGCGTCCCCAAGACCATCGACAACGACTTGTCGGCCACCGACTACACCTTCGGCTTCGACACCGCCGTGGGTGTCGCCACCGAAGCCATCGACCGGCTGCACACCACCGCCGAGTCCCACATGCGCGTCCTGGTCGTCGAGGTGATGGGCCGGCACGCCGGCTGGATCGCGCTGCACTCGGGACTGGCCGGCGGCGCGAACGTCATCCTCATCCCCGAGCAGCGCTTCGACATCGAGCAGGTCTGCCGGTGGATCGACTCCCGCTTCAAGGTGCGCTACGCCCCCATCGTGGTGGTCGCCGAGGGCGCGATGCCCAAGGACGGCCAGATGGTCCTCAAGGACGACTCCAAGGACTCCTTCGGGCACGTCCGGCTGTCGGGCGTGGGGGAGTGGCTGGCCAAGGAGATCGAGGCGCGCACCGGCAAGGAGGCCCGTACGACGGTGCTCGGGCACACCCAGCGCGGCGGCACCCCGAGCGCCTTCGACCGCTGGCTGGCCACCCGCTTCGGGCTGCACGCCATCGACGCGGTGCGCGACGGCGACTTCGGCAAGATGGTCGCGCTGCGCGGTACGGACATCGTCCGGGTGCCGATCGGGGAGGCGACCGCCAAGCTCAAGACCGTCGATCCGGCGCTCTACGCCGAGGTCGGGGTGTTCTTCGGCTGA
- a CDS encoding 2-hydroxyacid dehydrogenase, which translates to MEIVAFGVQADERPLLERAFSGPHQIRALQVCLNRDTAPIAHGYEVVSAGVNADLGADVLQVLAAGGTKMIAQRSTGFNNIDLEAAADLGMSVGRVSHYSPHAVAEFAWGLALAVNRRLVRAAGRTRQFDFRLDGLLGRDLYGRTAGVLGTGRIGEAFTRIAHGFGMNLLGWDVAENPRCVDLGMTYVPRERLFAEADLITLHVPLVADTRHLVDAAALAAMKDDVILINSSRGGLVDTRALVETLKAGRLAGVGLDVYEEEVGFFHRDRSLDVIDDDTLARLMTFANVLVTSHQAYFTEEAVGQIIEATVANVEDYLAHRTNENMLVTRGQLPAAAR; encoded by the coding sequence GTGGAGATCGTGGCCTTCGGCGTGCAGGCGGATGAGCGGCCGTTGCTGGAGAGGGCCTTCAGCGGCCCGCACCAGATCCGCGCCCTGCAGGTCTGCCTCAACCGCGACACCGCCCCCATCGCGCACGGGTACGAGGTCGTCAGTGCCGGCGTCAACGCCGACCTCGGCGCCGACGTCCTCCAGGTCCTCGCGGCCGGCGGGACGAAGATGATCGCCCAGCGCTCCACGGGCTTCAACAACATCGATCTGGAGGCCGCGGCCGACCTCGGTATGAGCGTCGGCCGGGTCTCCCACTACTCGCCGCACGCGGTCGCGGAGTTCGCCTGGGGCCTCGCGCTGGCCGTCAACCGGCGCCTGGTGCGGGCCGCCGGCCGCACCCGCCAGTTCGACTTCCGGCTGGACGGCCTGCTGGGCCGCGATCTGTACGGCCGGACGGCGGGCGTGCTGGGCACCGGCAGGATCGGCGAGGCGTTCACCCGGATCGCCCACGGCTTCGGCATGAACCTGCTGGGCTGGGACGTCGCCGAGAACCCGCGGTGCGTGGACCTCGGCATGACCTACGTCCCCCGGGAGCGGCTGTTCGCCGAGGCCGATCTGATCACCCTGCACGTCCCGCTGGTGGCCGACACCCGGCACCTCGTCGACGCCGCGGCGCTGGCCGCCATGAAGGACGACGTCATCCTGATCAACTCCAGCCGCGGCGGACTCGTCGACACCCGTGCCCTCGTCGAGACGCTCAAGGCCGGCCGGCTCGCCGGCGTCGGCCTGGACGTCTACGAGGAGGAGGTCGGCTTCTTCCACCGCGACCGGTCCCTCGACGTCATCGACGACGACACCCTCGCCCGCCTGATGACCTTCGCCAACGTCCTCGTCACCTCCCACCAGGCGTACTTCACGGAGGAGGCGGTGGGCCAGATCATCGAGGCCACCGTGGCCAACGTCGAGGACTACCTGGCCCACCGCACCAACGAGAACATGCTGGTCACACGAGGACAGCTGCCAGCAGCTGCGCGGTGA